TTGGCGATGCCGGAAGCGGCCAGGGTCCGGATCGGCCCGGCGGAGATGGCGTTGACCCGGATTCCCTTCTCGCCGAGTTCGGCCGCCAGGTAGCGCGTCGCCGCCTCGAGAGCCGCCTTCGCCACGCCCATGACGTTGTAGTTGGGAACGGCGCGGGTGGCGCCGAGGTAGGTCAGGGTGATGATGCTGCCGCCGTTCGGCATCAGCGGTACGGCGCAGCGGGTAACCGCCACCAGCGAGTAGGCGCTGATGTCCATGGCCAGCATGAATCCGTCGCGGCTGGTCTGGCTGAAGGGGTGTTTCAGATCCTCGCGGTTGGCGAAAGCGACCGCGTGGACAACGAAGTCGATGGTTCCCCACTCCTGCTTCAGGGTGGAAAAGACCGCCTCGATTTCAGCGTCGCTGGCCACATCGCAGGGGAGAACCAGCGAGGAGCCAAGGCTCTCGGCCAGCGGCCGCACCCGTTTCTCCAGCGCCTCATTGAGGTAGGTGAAGGCCAGTTCGGCCCCCTGTTCCTTGAGCATCCGGGCAATCCCCCAGGCAATGCTCATATCGTTGGCGACACCGAAAATGATGCCGCGTTTGCCCGTCATCAGACCCATTACTGCTTCCTCCTTTTGATGCCTTTGCGGAAAGGCACTTTTAACAGATAGCACCGCATAAAGCAAGTATTTTGACCGTCGCCGACGGTCTAGCGGGCGCGGGGGGCCAGAGCGGTTTTGGCGCCCAGCAGCTTCAGGAGGTCGTCGGCCTTCTTGTAGCCGGGCATGACCCGGCCGTCCGGCAGCACGAGAGTGGGGGTCGAATTGATCCCGAGTTTCTCGACCAGGGCCAGGGTATCGTCGATTGCCCGGGTTTCGCAAAGAGGGGGCGGCACCGTCTTGCCGGCAAAGCTCTCCTCGAGCATCGCCAGGGAGCGGTTGCAGACGATGCTCTTGGAAATCGTGTAGGCATTGGGATGCATCTTCAAGGGAAACAGCTTGATCAGGAAGGCGATCTCCGGATCGCGCCGCACCACCTCCTGCAGTTCGGCGTGCAGCTTCTTGCAGTAGGGACATTCGGGATCGGTGAAGACGATCACCTTCGTTTTCGCGGTGGACTTTCCCAGCAGCAGGGCATCGCCCAGGGGAATCTGGGCAGGATCGACCCGCTTGTCCTCAGTGCTGCGGCTGCCGGTGATGTTCTGACCGTCCTTGAGACGGATGATGTTGCCGGCCACCACGTAGCCCTTGGAAAAATCGATATAAAGCGGGTAGCGCTTCTTGTCCTTCTCGACCTCGACCAGCCAGAGGCCGGGAACTTCGGCAAGTTCGACCTTGAGCACCTTGTCGACATTCCCTTTGAAAAGGGTGGCCGCCTCCTGCACGCTCAGGCTGTGGCAGTCGGCGCAGTTGCCGGCGCCGCAACCCTCCTCCATGAAGGCCTGGGCGGGAACGGCGGCAAGAAGCAGGAACAGCAGAAACGGCAGCATATTTTTTTTCATGTCATCTTTCCTCAAAATGGAATCGGATTTCCCTGGCCGCGGGGATTGACTGCGGCAGGGGGACAATCCTGCGTATTCTACACCGATGGCCGGCTCTTTGGCAACCTGAAGGCAAAATGCCGTTGACAACATCGGCGGCGGAGAGGACAATTCCCGCCGGCTGCAGACCTGCGGGCAAGAGCGGTCCGCAACCACAACCCGCATTTTACCAGGAAAGACGATGGACTGGATCACCCTCCTCGGCATCGCCGTGGCTCTGGCGATGGACGCCTTCGCCGTGGCTCTCGGCACCGGCATGACGCTGGAGCGGCTCACCGGTCGCCACCTCTTCCGCCTCGGCTTCCACTTCG
The nucleotide sequence above comes from Desulfuromonadales bacterium. Encoded proteins:
- a CDS encoding enoyl-ACP reductase, with translation MGLMTGKRGIIFGVANDMSIAWGIARMLKEQGAELAFTYLNEALEKRVRPLAESLGSSLVLPCDVASDAEIEAVFSTLKQEWGTIDFVVHAVAFANREDLKHPFSQTSRDGFMLAMDISAYSLVAVTRCAVPLMPNGGSIITLTYLGATRAVPNYNVMGVAKAALEAATRYLAAELGEKGIRVNAISAGPIRTLAASGIANFKAKIGLMDDNAPLRRTVTQEEVGKSAVYFLSDLASGVTGEVHFVDAGFNFVVAAG
- a CDS encoding DsbC family protein; the protein is MKKNMLPFLLFLLLAAVPAQAFMEEGCGAGNCADCHSLSVQEAATLFKGNVDKVLKVELAEVPGLWLVEVEKDKKRYPLYIDFSKGYVVAGNIIRLKDGQNITGSRSTEDKRVDPAQIPLGDALLLGKSTAKTKVIVFTDPECPYCKKLHAELQEVVRRDPEIAFLIKLFPLKMHPNAYTISKSIVCNRSLAMLEESFAGKTVPPPLCETRAIDDTLALVEKLGINSTPTLVLPDGRVMPGYKKADDLLKLLGAKTALAPRAR